The genomic window GAGCACATACTCCTGATTTTTCAACTGTATGATTTGACCGCGCACGATCCACGCCATGCTGATCCAACCGGTGATGGACAGCGCGATAATGATCGACCATAAGCTCGGCTCGAACACGACGACGAGCAAAATCGCGATCAACAGGTTCGGAATCGCGTATAAAATTTCGGCGGTCTTGTTCATGATTTCGTCCACGCGGCCGCCGACATACCCCATGATGCTGCCGTAGACGACGCCGATGACGAGGTCGATCAAAGCGGCGTACACGCCGACTTGCAGCGATACCTTCGCGCCTTCCCACGTCCGAGCGAACATATCGCGGCCGAAATCGTCCGTACCGAACCAATGCGCATTCCAGCTCGTCATGTTCGGCGGCTCGTTCGTCGCGAACAAATCGTTGACCGTCGGATCCCAGGGCACGATCATCGGACCGAAAATCGCGGCGACCACCATGAAAATAATGATATAAAAACAAATCATCGAAAACGTGTTTTTACGGAATCGATACCAAATATCGGCCCAGGCGGACAAACTTTCGCGCTCGATCTTTTCCGCCTTCGCCTCGTCCTTCGAAATTTTCCGGAACAGCTCCGGCTTGATATCTTCAGCAGGCTTTAATTGCGTCATCGCCATTAACCTCCTTTGCCGCCGGTCAGCTTAATGCGCGGGTCTACAAGTACATAGGCGACATCGGTCAAAAACCGGCAAACCGTCAAAATGACGCCGTAAAACAACGTCAATCCCATGATTAAGGTATAGTCGCGATTGTTGATGCTGTTAACAAAATGCTCGCCGAGTCCCGCGATGCCGAATACGCGCTCGATGACGATCGAGCCCGTGATGACATTGGCGGTCAGCGGACCGACGTAGGTCACGACCGGCAGCAGCGCGTTCCGGAGCGCATGGCGCACCGTTACGACAAAGCTCGACAAGCCTTTCGCCTTCGCCGTCCGGATGTAATCGGAGTTGAGCACTTCGAGCATCGTGGAACGCGTCAGCCGCGCGATGAACGCGACGGACAAGGCGCTGAGCGCGATCGTCGGAAGCACGTAATGAAGCGGCGAATCAAGACGGGTGACCGGGAACCAGCCCAGCTCCGCGGCGAAGTAATACTGGAGAACGGGCGCCAACACGAAGCTCGGAACCGAAACGCCGAGCACGGCGACGACCATCGTGAAATTGTCCAAAAATTTGCGGTGGTACAAAGCCGCGATAACGCCCAGTCCTACGCCGAAGAAAACGGAAGCGAAGATCGACACGATACCGATCTGCGCCGATAAATAGAAAGAATCGTTGATAATCGTAGTGACCGAACGGAATTGATATTTCATGGAAATCCCTAGGTCGCCCGACAGCAGCCTTCCCATATAAGCGAAATATTGCTCGTACAACGGTCGGTCCAGGCCGTAATGGGCCATGATGCGCTCTTGAATCGCCTTAGGCGTTTTCTCAGAAAGAAACGGGTTGCCCGGAATGACTTTCATGAGGACGAACGTCGCGGTGGCTAATACATAGAGCGAGGCCAGGCTGTAAATAAGCTTTTGAAATAAAAAGCGTGCCATGCGGATGCACCTCTTCCTCGTCCATCGGAATACAACATATTGTAAACGGTAGCGACAAAGCCTTCCATTTTAAAATGTTGCCAACTCTACCGGGGTGGTCGCAATTCAGATTCGTTCTTGCAACACAGAAAAAGGGGCATATATAGGGACCTATATATACCCCGTTCTCCGTAACGCTTTACTTCTAACTTAGTGCTGCTCGATCCAGCCGCGAGTGTAATCCATGTTGCCGGAATAGTCGATAACGACGTCCTTCACGTACGGTTTGTTCATCCAGATCCGCGTGTAGTAGTACAGCGGAGCCAGAGCCATGTTGTCACCGATAAGGATTTTCTCGGCCTTGGCCATCAATTCCATGCGCTTCGCGTTGTCTTGCGTTGCGTACGCGTCTTTCACGAGTTGATCGTACTCGGCGTTCTTGAAGCCGAGGTCGTTATTGCCGGACGTCGACGTGAACATGTCGATGAACGTCATCGGGTCGTTGTAGTCCGCGCCCCAGCCTGCGCGCGCGACGTCGTAGTTGAGCGCCGTGCGGTTCTGGAGGAAGATCGCCCATTCTTGCTCTTCGATTTTGACGTTGACGCCGAAAGCGGATTTCCACATGTCGGCGATTGCCGTCGCGATACGCTTGTGGCCTTCGCTCGTGTTATGCGCGATCGTGAAGCCTTGCGCCGGATCCCAGCCCGCTTCCGCGATGCCTTCCGCCCACAGCTTCTTCGCTTCTTCCAAATTCTCTTGGAAGTATTGCTTGTCGTCGACTTCCTTGCGGAACTCGTCGTTGAGACCTTTGATCCCCGTCGAAACGAAGCCGTAAGCCGGCTGTTGGTTGCCGAGCGTAACTTTGTCGATCAAGAGCTGGCGGTTGATCGCCATCGACAGCGCTTTGCGGACCTTCACGTTATCGAACGGTTTTTTCGTGTTGTTGAAGTTGTAGTAGTACGTGGATGCGATGCCCTGGATGATCAGGTTCGCTTCCGGATTGTTCTTCAGCACCGGAATTTGCTCCGTCGGAATTTCGCCGTTCGGACCGCCCGTCCAATCGAGCTCGCCCGTGTTGTACAGGTTGAGTTCCGTTTGGGACTCGGCGATCATCGCCATGTGAACTTCCGTGAAGTTGATTTGATCTTTGTTATGGTAGCTGTCGTTCTTCACGAGCTTAATGGAATCGTTATGCTTCCACTCTGCCAGCGTGAACGGACCGTTGCCTACGAAGCTAGCGGCTTCCGTCGCCCATGCCGGGTTGCCTTCGACCGTCGCCTTGTGTACCGGATAGTACGTGAAGAACGACGTGAGGCTGAGGAAGTAAGGCGTCGGGTTCGCGAGCTTCACTTCGAGCGTGTAGTCGTCGAGCGCTTTGACGCCGACTTGGTCGGCCGTGACGCCGCTGTCCGGCGTATTGTACTCGGCAGCGTTCTCGAGGTAATACAATTGGTAAGCGTAAGGCGCCGGCGGATCGAGGTTCGGATCCAGCGTACGCTTCCAAGAATATTCGAAATCATGCGCCGTGACCGGGTCGCCGTTGCTCCACTTCGCGTCTTGGCGAAGCTTGAACGTCCACGTCTTGCCGTCTTCGGACGTTTCGATAGACTCCGCAACGGCCGGCTCGGCTTCGCCGGCTGCGTTCATGCGCGTAAGGCCTTCGTAAAGACCGACCATAACCGTGAAAGAAGTTTGGTCCTGCGCTTGCGCCGGATCCAAGGACGGCGGTTCCGCCGAGATGTTCATCCGGAATACTTGAGTATCCGCTTTCCCTCCGGCTGCCGGCTCCTTCGCCGCATCCGTGTTGCCTTCCGTGTTGGTGCTTTCGCTCGCAGGCGGCGTCGTCGTTTCGCCCTGAGAGCCGGTTCCGCATGCCGCAAGCACTGTTCCCATCATAAGCACGATGGCGAACAACGCGAGCAGATTGCGTTTGATCCCCTTCGACATTAGGCTGTTCCTCCTCAAAAAAATATAGTAGGTTTGTCACCTGCAACATAATATACAACCACCGGTCAAAAAGGTCAATAAGGTTTTTTCCATTTTTGTTAAGTCAATTAACATCGACATAACACAAATCTTACATCGGTCTTCGCGGCTTCCTGAACCGCCCCTCCCTCCGCCGTTCGTTTCATTTAACCGTAGTTTAAATAAAACCGGGCGAAAAGGCAAGCAAACGCTTTCAAATTTTACAAATAAAAAATCGACCGCGCTACGGTCGATTCCGTTTCTTCTAATTAATGACGAATGGATGGCGGCGACGGCGGTTTATCTCGGCGAAGCTTTCACGATGTTATAAGCTTCGATGAGCTCCCGGTACACGTCGCTTTCCAACTGGGCTCTGACCTGCGATTTGACGATCGTCTCGCCTTTCGCCGTCGTCGTGTACCGCGGCGGCAGCCGGTTCAGCGCGAACGCCAGCATGTCGTCCAGCTGCGTCGGTTCGAGTTCGGCCATTTCCGGACGGGCGGCGATCATATCCTTCAGCACTTTCCCTACGATGTCTTCCATCAAATTATGTACCGGCACTTCAGTCCCTCGCTTAGAACAAATTTTGCGTGATTCCGATCGCCGTCAGGAGCACGTAGGCCGCCGACAGCCCTAAAAACCCGAGCCGCCAGATCGCGCGGGCCGTCTTGCGGAAATCGACTTTGCCTTTGGTCCGCTGCTGCAAATTGCCGATCAAGCCGAAACCGAGCAGAAACAGCAGAAGGAGCAGGTAAAACCCGAACGTGGATTGGAAGACTTGGTTGTACAAGGCGGCGACGACGCCGATCAGCAGCAAGGTCGTCACGTCCATCGCCCGTTTCGTGGCAAGCTTCTTCTCTTTCTTCAGAAAGTAGACGATCAGCCAGACCACGGCGAAGGGGATGACCGGCACGATCGCCATTACGGCGTACAACCAGACGAAAAAATCCGCGACAGAGGCGGCGGCTTTCCCGATCCACGACAAGGCGTCCACCCGCTTTCCGTTCGCGCCGGAGATAAAGTCTCCGGCGGACGAGCATATGTCACATTATACCATGACGCCCGTCTACGCAAAAGATCCCCGGCCATATTCCTTCGTCAGGCGAGGGATCGTCGCTTCAGCCTATTCGATTCGCTCCAGGTTGCCGTTCGCATCCATCTTAAACCGCGCTTTCGGTTCCTCCTCGTCCTCGACGAGGAACGCCATCTTGCGGGCCCGATCCATGATTTGTATCAAAGCTTTGTAATCGTCGTTCACCGACCGATAATCGCTCTGCACGTGGTTGACCTCGCCCTCGAGTCTCTCAACCTCTTCCTTCAGCCTGGAAATCTCCTCGTCCTTCTCGCGCAGCTCCTTCTCCAATTGCCGGATGTGGCGATTGAGCTCGGTCTGCGTGTTTTTCCACTGCCGCAAGTACCGGATGATGCTGTCGAACGAAATCGCCTCTTCCGTGCCTCCCTCGAAACGCGCGCTCGCTTCGCCGTCCGCCGCCGAAACGGTCGCGACGCGCTCGCCGTCCTCCGCCTGCTGCTGCGATTTCCGAGAGTTCCGTTTTTGCCGCTGCGCCTTCGCGATTTGGATGGCCGCGTCGTATTTTTTGCGCACGCACGAGTTCCAGCGGAAGCCGCATGCCGCCGCCGTGCGGCCGATTCGCTCGCCGACCTCCTCGAACGCGTTCAGCTGCGTGCTGCCTTCCCGAATATGCCGAAGCGTCACCTCCGCAAGCATGAGATCGTCTTCCGGACTCCAAGCGTCTTGTCGAACTGCCGACATGATCTGTAAACCTCCTAACCAGTGTTTCGGGTATAGATGCACAATTTATCTCTATGCCCATAGTAGAGTTCATAGAATCTATTTCATACTAAAATGTATGTCCAAAATGGTTTCGGAACATACGTCGCCCCCCCGGAGTGGAAAAGTTTCCGTTTTCGTCACCGGTTCCGCCGTTTACATGACCGACGCAAACGGATATAATGTCGAATAGATGAATTTTTACGACTGCAATGCAGAGAGGGGGAGCGTCATGCCGCGCATGTTTCGTGTTCTCGGCTTCTGGACCCTCGTCATCGGACTGATGGCGTTAGCGGGAGATATGTACACGATGGCTTTGCTGTTCTTTTTCCAAACAGCCGCTTTCGTCATATTGGGTTACATGAATTTGTCCGAACGTGCTTACATACTCCTGTTTTGGGGGTATATGATCCTTTCGTTTACAGGGTTCACGTATTGGTCATTCTTCCAGATGGACATTTAGTCAGCCGCTCCCGCGGCGAAGAAAAGGGCGAATCGCGTCGATGCGATTCGCCCTTTTTTTAGTCCGACGCGCCGTTCATTTCGCGCGCCGCGCCCTTCTCCATCGTCAGCACTTTGAACAGTTCGCTCATCCCGTCGCTGAGCAGCAGCTGCCGGATCGCGCGGTTTTCCCTCGCCGCCGGGGAGAACGGGTCCCTCCCGTCGTGGCTGCGCAGCCGCTGCAAAATACCGTTGTCCACGAGGAACTGCTTCTGCGTCCGGATCGCGACGTGCTGAAATCCGGCCTCCTCCGCCGCCATCGCGACCCATTCGAAGTTGACGTGCGCGGTGAGATCCTGCTCGCCCGGCGCGAGGAACGGGTCGTCCGAGGCCGTATGCTTTCGGTAAGCGGCGAGCGTGCCGTTCATCCGGTGCGGCCCGAACAGCTCCTCGGAGACGTCGCCGTAATCGGCGAACAGGGCGAACCCTCGGACGAGCCTCGCCCCGAGGCCGGCGATCCAATCGAGCGCCGCGAGTCCGACCTCGATGCGCTGCCCTTCTTCCGCCGCGTTCGGACCGTGCGCGCTCAGCCACGCGGCGAGCCGTTCCGCGCTCAGCTCTCCTTCCGCAGCGACGAGCGTTCCCGCGCGGGGGCCGCGCTCCACGTACAGCTCCCGCCACGCGCCGCCGCGCCGTACGACGCGGTGCACGGGGAACGCGTCGAGCAGCTCGTTCGCGAACAGCAGCGTCGGCGCCGTCTTCGGCAGCCGCTCGGCCGCCTCGTCGTCGGGCGGCACGACGCCGGCGATCCGCTTCGCGTGGGCGGCTAGCCGCCACCGCTGCAGCTCGCGGTGGTACGGGCTTCCCTCCACCGCGAGGAAGACGGCTCTCCGGTACGTGTCCGGATACATATCGCGCAGCTCGTCCAGCACGGCCTCCGCCAGCCTGCCGTCCCCGCCGCCCCATTCGCAGACGACGATCTCCTCCTCCGGCGGGGCTATTTTACGGGCCGCTGCATGCAGCTGCGCGGCGACGCACGCGCCCATCGCGCGCCCGACATGCGCGCTCGTATAGAAGTCGCCTTCTTTTCCGAGCTTCGGTACGCTCTTTTGATAATATCCGCCTTCCGGGTGGTATAAACATAATTCCATATACGCAGCGAACGTCATTCGGCCGCCGCCTTCCCGCAGCCGTTCCTCGATCGCCCGATGCAACGGCCGCGCTGTCGTTTCCGCCAAACGTCCCGCCTCGCTTTCCCGAATTTCCCGGCTCTTCCGGCTTGTCCCGTTACAGACAAAAGCCGACGCCCTCTGTATAATAATACTAAGCTTTTAAGGAGGAGTCACACGTTCATGACTCGATTGAATTGGTTCAGACAGCGCGCGCCGTTGCGCGCCGCGCTTGCGGCGCTGCTGGCCGCGGCGTTCGCCGCGGGCTGCGAAGAAACGCAGAGCCCTGACGACTCGGCGGAAGCCGAGGCGCGGAAGGCGCGGATCGCGGCGGCTTACGAACGGAACGACTCGCTCGATCATTATCGATTCGAAGGCAGCTTCGCGTTCGCTGCGGCGCCGGACGCGGCCGCCGCGGGCATCGTGCCGACGCTGGCGGACGGTCTCTCCTGGTCCGGCGTCTATTATCGGAACCCGCTGCGGCTCGAGGCGGACATCCGCCCGGGCGGCGACGCGGACGAGACGGCCGCCGGCGACGCGGCGCGGGAGACGATTCCGCTGCTCGTCCGAGACGGCACGTTGTTCATCAGCATACCGGCGATCAATCGGCCGGACGAATATTTGAGCGTTCGCCTCGAGGAGGCGAACGGCGGCGCTGCGGCGGGCGTCGCCTCGCTGGTGCAAGCGGCCGGCGCCGTCGACGCGCTGGCGGAGCGCATCTTCGACGAGCTCGATCCGCGGTGGATCGCGCCCGCAGAGCCGGCCGGCGCCGCGGGCGGCGAGCGGTTCGTCGCGGCGGTGACGGCCGACAACGCCGACGCGATGACGGCCGCGGTGCAAGCCGGCTTCGCCGCCTGGGCGCGGTCGCTGCCGGCCGAGCTCGGGGCGCCCGCGCTGCCGGAGGGCGCCGGCATCCGCCTCGCCGAAGGCGGCGCGCTTTCGTTCGCGCTCGGCGCGGACGGCACCGTCGCCGAGCAGCTGATCGAGCTCGCGTTCGTGTCCGGCGAGGACGCCGCCGAGGCGGGAACGCTGCGTTACGAGCTTCGCCTTAGCGAGGCGAACGGCTCGCCCGCGCTGACGAAGGAGGCACCGGCGGCGACGGTGCCGCTCGAGCACGTGCTCGCGTTCTTGAAAGCGGGATCCGGCGGCGCCGAGCCGTAAAGCGCCGGCCGAGCCGGCCGAGGCGACGTTGTTGTCATGCGGACGCCGCGAACGTTATAGGGATAAAGAGACAGTATTTTAGGACGGGCGGTGGAGCGGATATGCGCAAATGGTTCGGGGGCTGCCTCGCGGCGTCGTTGGCGTTCATGAGCGTCGCCGGGTTCGGCATCGAGCGGGGCTTCGCCGCGGAAACAGCCGTTCCGGCGGCCGGGAACGCGGCATCGGCGGAAGCTGCGGCCGAGCCGACGGAAGCCGTCACGGACGACGCATCGTCGCTCGTGCAGCAGGGCCTCACCATACACGAACTGGACAAGGAATTGGCGCGGCTGAAAGCCGAAGAAGCGGACGTGAACTCCGATATCGGCGAGAAGCGCGGCGAAATCGAGCGGCAGAAAACGACGCTCGATGCGCGCACGGCCGCGGCGGGCCGCGTGCTGAGAGCGTATTATATGGGGCAGCGCGACCGATTGTGGCTGCTCCTGTTCGAGATGAAATCGTTGAACGAGGCGCTCGTCGCGATCGATTATTTGCAAGCGATCGTCACGAACGATTTCAAGACGCTCCGGGAATACCGGGCGGCGTATGTAGCGCAGCAGGAGCGGCTCGCGGAACTGACCGCGCAGCAGGAGCGGCTGCGGCTCGTGATCGCGGAACATGAGAAGCAGCGCGTGCGGCTCGTGGAAGCGCAGACCGAGCTGGATCGCCGGCTGGCCGAGCTGACGGAGCAGGAGCGCGAGATCCAGCTGGGCGCGATCGCGGCCGTTACGGAGCAGTGGGAGAAAGAGGGCCTGCCGCTGTTCGAGGACGTCCTGTCGGCCCTAAGCACGACGATGCGGGATTTGCCCGAGCTGCTGGAAGATCCGTCCTTAATGTCCGTCAAGGACGGCGTGATGGAAATTCGCATTCCGGATACGAAGTTCAACGCTTTCTTGAAGGAACGGAACGAGCTGTTCGAGCATTTCGAATTCGCGTTCGGACCGGAAGGCATGACCGTCGCCGGCGGCCTGAACGGGCATAGCGCGGAGCTGCTGGGCGCGTACACGCTCGAGCACGAACCTGTCAACTCGCTTCGGTTCACCATTTCGAGCCTGACGTACAACGGCTACGAGCTTCCCGACACGACGAAGGACGCGCTGCAAAACAAATACGACCTCGCTTTCGAGCCGGGCCGGCTCCTCTCCGGACTCACCGTGTCCGATCTCGCCAACGAAGATGGCCTCATGCGCGTCAAGCTGAGCTTCTCCCTCGCTTCAGGGTTTTAAGGCATGCAAGGGTTGCATCTCTAATATCCTGCCGCCGGAAGCTCTTCCGGCAGCGCCCCGTAAGGCGTGTACGCATTATCGATTCTGCGCATGATCGTCCCGAGCCGCAGCCCGTCCGCGCCGTCCTCGGCGAGCGCGCCGAGCGCATAGGCGGACGCCGCGCCGGACGCCGAGCCGAGCACCGCCGGCGCGCCGCCGAGCGCGGATGCCGGCAGCCCATAATACGAGCGGTAGACGGGCCATCCGCCGGCGTTCGACGTTTCTAGGAGGCCGTGTCCTTCCAGCGTCGCATCCTCCATCAGATACCGAATCCACTCGGCCGCTTCCGCCGGATGCTGCGACGACGCGGACACCGCGAAGCTGCGCCCCGCGAACGGCGGCAGCGCGCCCGACGCCTCCGGCGCCGCTACGAACGGCGCGACGGCCAGCTCGCCCCGGCCGCCGTTCGCTTCCGCCGCTTCGCTCAGCCGGACAAGCGCCCAAGCCGCGTCGCCGCGCAGCACCGCTTCCACCGGTCCGGCGGCCGGCTCGGACGACTCAGCGACGCCT from Paenibacillus sp. includes these protein-coding regions:
- a CDS encoding ABC transporter permease, yielding MAMTQLKPAEDIKPELFRKISKDEAKAEKIERESLSAWADIWYRFRKNTFSMICFYIIIFMVVAAIFGPMIVPWDPTVNDLFATNEPPNMTSWNAHWFGTDDFGRDMFARTWEGAKVSLQVGVYAALIDLVIGVVYGSIMGYVGGRVDEIMNKTAEILYAIPNLLIAILLVVVFEPSLWSIIIALSITGWISMAWIVRGQIIQLKNQEYVLASRSLGAGMWRIMFRHLIPNAMGPIIVTLTLTIPSAIFAEAFLSYLGLGVQVPHASWGTMINDSLAVMQIYPWRFLFPAFFISLTMLAFNVMGDGLRDAFDPKMKK
- a CDS encoding ABC transporter permease, encoding MARFLFQKLIYSLASLYVLATATFVLMKVIPGNPFLSEKTPKAIQERIMAHYGLDRPLYEQYFAYMGRLLSGDLGISMKYQFRSVTTIINDSFYLSAQIGIVSIFASVFFGVGLGVIAALYHRKFLDNFTMVVAVLGVSVPSFVLAPVLQYYFAAELGWFPVTRLDSPLHYVLPTIALSALSVAFIARLTRSTMLEVLNSDYIRTAKAKGLSSFVVTVRHALRNALLPVVTYVGPLTANVITGSIVIERVFGIAGLGEHFVNSINNRDYTLIMGLTLFYGVILTVCRFLTDVAYVLVDPRIKLTGGKGG
- a CDS encoding peptide ABC transporter substrate-binding protein, with translation MSKGIKRNLLALFAIVLMMGTVLAACGTGSQGETTTPPASESTNTEGNTDAAKEPAAGGKADTQVFRMNISAEPPSLDPAQAQDQTSFTVMVGLYEGLTRMNAAGEAEPAVAESIETSEDGKTWTFKLRQDAKWSNGDPVTAHDFEYSWKRTLDPNLDPPAPYAYQLYYLENAAEYNTPDSGVTADQVGVKALDDYTLEVKLANPTPYFLSLTSFFTYYPVHKATVEGNPAWATEAASFVGNGPFTLAEWKHNDSIKLVKNDSYHNKDQINFTEVHMAMIAESQTELNLYNTGELDWTGGPNGEIPTEQIPVLKNNPEANLIIQGIASTYYYNFNNTKKPFDNVKVRKALSMAINRQLLIDKVTLGNQQPAYGFVSTGIKGLNDEFRKEVDDKQYFQENLEEAKKLWAEGIAEAGWDPAQGFTIAHNTSEGHKRIATAIADMWKSAFGVNVKIEEQEWAIFLQNRTALNYDVARAGWGADYNDPMTFIDMFTSTSGNNDLGFKNAEYDQLVKDAYATQDNAKRMELMAKAEKILIGDNMALAPLYYYTRIWMNKPYVKDVVIDYSGNMDYTRGWIEQH
- a CDS encoding late competence development ComFB family protein — its product is MPVHNLMEDIVGKVLKDMIAARPEMAELEPTQLDDMLAFALNRLPPRYTTTAKGETIVKSQVRAQLESDVYRELIEAYNIVKASPR
- a CDS encoding DUF3397 domain-containing protein, which gives rise to MSWIGKAAASVADFFVWLYAVMAIVPVIPFAVVWLIVYFLKKEKKLATKRAMDVTTLLLIGVVAALYNQVFQSTFGFYLLLLLFLLGFGLIGNLQQRTKGKVDFRKTARAIWRLGFLGLSAAYVLLTAIGITQNLF
- a CDS encoding RsfA family transcriptional regulator; protein product: MSAVRQDAWSPEDDLMLAEVTLRHIREGSTQLNAFEEVGERIGRTAAACGFRWNSCVRKKYDAAIQIAKAQRQKRNSRKSQQQAEDGERVATVSAADGEASARFEGGTEEAISFDSIIRYLRQWKNTQTELNRHIRQLEKELREKDEEISRLKEEVERLEGEVNHVQSDYRSVNDDYKALIQIMDRARKMAFLVEDEEEPKARFKMDANGNLERIE
- a CDS encoding DUF2626 domain-containing protein, giving the protein MPRMFRVLGFWTLVIGLMALAGDMYTMALLFFFQTAAFVILGYMNLSERAYILLFWGYMILSFTGFTYWSFFQMDI
- a CDS encoding class I SAM-dependent methyltransferase encodes the protein MAETTARPLHRAIEERLREGGGRMTFAAYMELCLYHPEGGYYQKSVPKLGKEGDFYTSAHVGRAMGACVAAQLHAAARKIAPPEEEIVVCEWGGGDGRLAEAVLDELRDMYPDTYRRAVFLAVEGSPYHRELQRWRLAAHAKRIAGVVPPDDEAAERLPKTAPTLLFANELLDAFPVHRVVRRGGAWRELYVERGPRAGTLVAAEGELSAERLAAWLSAHGPNAAEEGQRIEVGLAALDWIAGLGARLVRGFALFADYGDVSEELFGPHRMNGTLAAYRKHTASDDPFLAPGEQDLTAHVNFEWVAMAAEEAGFQHVAIRTQKQFLVDNGILQRLRSHDGRDPFSPAARENRAIRQLLLSDGMSELFKVLTMEKGAAREMNGASD